One region of Pseudoalteromonas galatheae genomic DNA includes:
- a CDS encoding poly-gamma-glutamate biosynthesis protein PgsC/CapC: protein MDWTLMLFPSAGGLGQSVITCVWIGIAVVAFFNLRFGFPLTGLVVPGYLVPLFIVSPTSAWVIIVEAIVVYGLMRFFAKTLVERLGYAEMFGRDRFFAIVLLSIIVRVTMDVLFWPVVAAHLTQWDITFDYAAQLYSLGLIIIALTANVMWNGGFKYGVKVTAIQLIVTYVIIRFGLMTFTNFSIANLAVMYEAVAASIIAAPKAYIILVITAFIASRANLKYGWEFNGIMLPALLALQLMQPTKLLTSFVETAIILVFGYLVLNFTRLKHANIEGARLMLLFFNIGFVYKLILNYVVVGYFPALKVTDTFAFGYMLSTLLALKIYQKNALGLVIRATFQTSIVGGFIAICIGFAIMVIPSLFEKSNTIAIDETTSDLTLSQVISDYKSQLYTQSTTNVNVSQYVTEQQRSYFKQAIRLIKQDTDSNYAEAATLLRQAGFSLQRSTQFLVIKDNQQDSKRGLFIINLATQKAHIISVPYPTAERLASEAGGILFSYWQSQAIAFGNARPNQSGDKNGKQSEFYRDFFMAMDIPEVVQLREVNRQVSQVLHQHSLKEKAQMWIFNSVPNSVQQSELATLLNISDAHFGLAENAHLPYIQFHGQMIEAYLSSDSYSSLLSAYGLQRINKDIGKISTSDESILALIEAFSSHISAKGSGAFSALSDSSAALWEYEVLRPLFAITQNLEIVTAPETLKVRLSQINRVANLLQYQLTLVENNQGQFVAISPLDTKSAYDLGQGIYFIALLAKPSLTIAVPRPLFESNTLEFSGQLFTATHAKLLAIAGAHPYTSIDANVMAADNVRSLFNVVYQSAQRYFYDNPLLNLQIRSHSAPASVRPSALAYQFTTPNPIHNDTIAKLQRVLADLGVNTQTVLGQEATRGLELGTTPQSGYQLFAPKSELAALWLASDFKSHFAIANDALLQRLLAIAHTPKLKVIDLLTLSPNDWHEATPQFIDALNVATRRYATTQHLPVLHALCQFERKCDISVFSTQRNGELGLMFTRDNRLLALYLPRRNRVIDLATYAKAVHEGRYVLD from the coding sequence ATGGACTGGACATTGATGCTATTTCCGAGCGCAGGCGGACTTGGGCAGTCCGTTATTACTTGTGTTTGGATAGGCATCGCGGTTGTTGCATTCTTCAATCTTAGGTTTGGCTTCCCGCTAACCGGTTTGGTGGTCCCAGGTTATCTAGTTCCATTGTTCATTGTAAGTCCAACATCCGCCTGGGTGATCATTGTTGAGGCTATTGTCGTTTACGGCTTGATGCGGTTCTTTGCCAAAACACTTGTTGAGCGACTGGGTTATGCTGAAATGTTCGGTCGTGACCGCTTTTTTGCCATCGTTTTGTTAAGTATTATTGTTCGAGTTACCATGGATGTGTTGTTTTGGCCAGTAGTCGCTGCGCACCTCACACAATGGGACATCACGTTTGATTACGCAGCACAGCTTTATAGTCTCGGGCTTATTATCATCGCCTTGACAGCCAATGTAATGTGGAATGGCGGCTTTAAATACGGCGTAAAAGTCACTGCTATTCAGTTAATTGTGACCTATGTCATCATTCGTTTCGGGTTGATGACATTCACCAATTTTAGCATTGCTAATCTTGCCGTCATGTATGAAGCGGTTGCAGCCTCCATCATTGCAGCCCCTAAAGCTTACATTATCTTAGTGATCACCGCTTTTATTGCATCAAGAGCTAATTTAAAATACGGCTGGGAATTTAATGGTATTATGCTGCCAGCGCTGCTGGCACTGCAACTGATGCAGCCCACAAAGCTGCTCACCTCATTCGTAGAAACCGCGATTATTTTAGTCTTTGGATATTTAGTTTTAAACTTTACTCGTTTAAAACACGCCAATATCGAAGGCGCGCGCCTCATGTTACTGTTTTTTAACATTGGCTTTGTCTACAAGCTTATTTTGAATTACGTCGTCGTCGGTTACTTCCCTGCCTTAAAAGTGACTGATACCTTTGCTTTTGGCTACATGCTATCGACCTTACTAGCCCTTAAAATTTATCAAAAAAATGCGCTTGGTCTTGTGATCCGAGCAACCTTTCAAACTTCAATTGTCGGTGGCTTTATCGCCATTTGTATCGGCTTTGCGATTATGGTTATTCCGAGCCTATTCGAGAAAAGTAATACAATAGCGATAGACGAAACAACCAGTGATTTAACACTCAGCCAAGTGATAAGTGACTACAAAAGCCAATTATATACTCAAAGTACAACCAACGTGAATGTCAGCCAATATGTAACCGAACAGCAACGCAGTTACTTTAAACAAGCTATCAGACTGATTAAACAAGACACTGATTCAAACTATGCTGAGGCTGCCACTTTACTGCGTCAAGCTGGTTTTTCTTTACAGCGCTCGACACAGTTTTTAGTGATTAAAGATAATCAACAAGATAGTAAACGAGGCTTGTTTATTATTAACTTAGCAACGCAAAAAGCACATATAATCAGTGTGCCTTATCCCACCGCTGAACGACTAGCCAGTGAGGCTGGTGGCATTTTGTTTTCCTACTGGCAAAGTCAAGCTATCGCATTTGGTAATGCACGGCCTAACCAAAGTGGCGATAAGAATGGCAAACAAAGTGAGTTCTATCGTGACTTTTTCATGGCAATGGATATCCCAGAGGTCGTCCAGCTCAGAGAGGTTAATCGTCAAGTAAGTCAGGTGTTGCACCAACACAGTTTGAAAGAAAAAGCGCAAATGTGGATATTTAACAGTGTGCCCAACTCAGTGCAACAATCTGAACTTGCTACCTTGCTCAACATCAGCGATGCACACTTTGGTCTCGCAGAAAATGCACATTTACCTTACATCCAGTTCCATGGCCAGATGATAGAGGCGTACTTAAGCTCGGATAGCTATTCCTCGTTACTCAGCGCATATGGCCTACAACGTATCAATAAAGACATAGGTAAGATAAGCACAAGCGATGAGAGCATACTGGCTCTGATTGAAGCTTTTTCAAGTCACATTAGTGCCAAAGGCAGCGGCGCATTTAGTGCACTGAGTGATTCCAGTGCTGCATTGTGGGAGTATGAGGTATTAAGGCCGCTATTTGCCATCACTCAAAACCTTGAGATAGTCACGGCGCCAGAAACGCTTAAGGTAAGGCTGAGTCAAATAAATCGCGTAGCAAACCTATTACAGTATCAATTAACTTTAGTTGAAAATAACCAAGGGCAATTCGTTGCGATTTCTCCTTTAGATACCAAGTCTGCCTATGATTTGGGTCAAGGGATTTATTTTATTGCCTTGTTGGCTAAGCCATCTCTCACAATAGCCGTACCAAGACCGCTTTTTGAGAGCAACACTTTGGAATTTTCAGGCCAACTGTTTACGGCAACCCATGCAAAGTTGCTGGCAATCGCTGGTGCTCATCCATACACCAGCATCGACGCAAACGTAATGGCAGCCGATAACGTGCGCTCATTGTTTAATGTGGTGTATCAAAGTGCACAGCGCTACTTTTATGATAACCCTTTACTTAATTTACAGATCCGCAGTCATAGCGCGCCCGCAAGTGTCAGACCTTCAGCGCTTGCTTACCAATTCACTACGCCTAACCCTATTCATAATGACACTATTGCTAAACTACAAAGGGTGCTGGCAGATCTGGGTGTTAATACTCAAACCGTATTAGGACAAGAAGCGACAAGAGGCTTAGAGCTCGGGACCACCCCACAGTCTGGATATCAGCTGTTCGCGCCAAAAAGTGAGTTAGCGGCACTGTGGTTGGCATCAGATTTTAAATCGCACTTTGCTATTGCCAATGATGCCTTATTGCAGCGCCTTTTGGCTATTGCACACACACCTAAGCTCAAAGTAATCGACTTACTTACCCTTTCTCCAAATGATTGGCACGAGGCCACTCCGCAATTTATTGACGCACTTAACGTGGCCACAAGGCGTTATGCCACCACCCAACATTTACCGGTGCTCCATGCACTCTGCCAATTCGAAAGAAAATGTGACATAAGCGTTTTCAGCACACAGAGAAATGGTGAACTGGGATTAATGTTTACGCGTGACAACAGACTGCTAGCGTTATACTTACCAAGAAGAAATCGCGTTATTGATTTAGCCACTTATGCGAAAGCGGTTCATGAGGGGCGTTATGTTTTGGATTAA